CTTTTGGCACTTTCAGTCGAGCACGGCAGAGCCCATGGCTCTGACCATAACTCCTCTACCCAATTGAGAAAAGGGAATATTAATGCCTTCCAGCGGCAAAAAGGTAATGCTTTTTTATGCCGACAAATACTATTTGGTGAATCAGGTCTATCCGTTTGGCCTGGACCTCATTGCCAATTATCTGAGCAGACGTGGCCACAGAGTAGGAATTGAATATCCCTTCTTGCCGGATATGGATTGGAAGAAAAACGTAAGAGAGGCCATTGAGAGCTCAGAGCCGGATGTAGTCGGCATAGGAATACGAAACCTTGATACTTGTATGTCATGTGAGCAATATGGAGACTTTAAGGGGGATGATTATCAGACATTCTATTTTCTTCCCCAAATAAAGGAGATCGTTTCTGAAATAAAAGAAGTGATCCCTCACATCCCAGTAGTAGTGGGCGGTGGCGCCTTCACAGTATCGCCCGTAGCCATACTGAAGTATCTCGGTCTGGACTATGGGATTGTCGGAGAAGGGGAAGAGCCTTTTTGCCAGTTCGTAGAAGCCTTCCCTGATAATGAGAAGATATCCCGGATACCGAATATGATATGCCGCCACTTCAATGCGTATAAGCAAAACCTTCGAAAGCCTTACGAATTCGGGCCGGATGTAGCCCTGGAGCGCAGAGAACCCAAGTTCAACTTTGCGTATCAGGCCGCCGGAATTCCCGTTCAAGTCAAGCGAGGCTGCCACCACAGATGCAGCTACTGTGTGGAGCCCTTGATCGAAGGGAGAAGGTTCGTTTTTAGAGATATTGACAGCATCATCAACGAGATCAAAGCCATTGCCGATGTCCTGGAAGGGGCCAATACCATATTCTTTATCGACACAGAATTTAATGTCCCGGATTTGAAGTACTGCTCTGGCCTTGTGAAGGCCATCATCAGGGAAGGGCTTCAAGAGCGTTTTCGTTTTGTCACTCAGTTGATACCCAAACCGTTCGACCTGGAGTTCGCAAGGTTCCTGGCTGACGCGAACTTTTCCGTGGTCTTTTCCTGCGAGAGCTTTTCGAACACGGTCCTTGAAGAAAACCTTATATCCTATGAGGAAAAGGACATTACAAAGGCCATAGAGGCATGCGAGAAATCAGGCATAGATTGCACTATCTCTCTTATATTTGGGCTTCCCGGAGAGAGTCATGAAACCATGGACCACACTCTGGCAAGGATGAAGCAATACCCTGTCTGCCCCATCAGGAAATACGAATATACGGTAGGAGGAAGGATCTATCAGGGCACGCCGTTGTGCGACTACGTCGAAAGAAACAGCCCCTCTGAGAATCTGTTCGGGACTAAGTCCGAAGGGTATTTGCTGCCCTACTACTACTGCGCGCCAGCCAGCCCCTTTGAGGTCCATCAATATGTCAGGGCCGTTTTCCCTAACCTTCTTTGTTATGACAATAAGTACGACACGGCCAGCCACGAGCGCCTTGCCATTGGCTATTTGAGCGATCAGGGTCTCTGGGAAGATGCCATTGAGCGCTTCATGGGAACCGACGTAGCTGTTCAGGCCGGCATTTATGACTACTTTTTTAAGCAATTGCTTCACGCCGAAAGGCTGGATGATGCCAGAGCCATTTTGCTGAGGTTTCTCGGCAAGTTGGAGCAAAGCAGCGGGGCTGTCGATCCCGGGCAGGCCGATGTAGTAAGATTCTATCTGAGTTGTTTTTAGATGAAACCCACTGTTGCCATAGCCGGTTGCGGCACCGTAGGAACGGCTGTAGGAAAATTGCTTGCCGGCGCAGGCTACTCCATCACAGGAGTCTCCGCGAGAACCATTGAGAGAGCTGCTAAGGCGGCCAAGATCCTTGGCGCAGAGCAATTCTCTGACCGTGCCTGGGACATAAGCCGGGGAGCCCGAGTGGTTTTTATTACTACGCCTGATGATGCGATCCAGTCAACATGCAAAGCCATTGTCGAACACAAGGGCTTTGACAGCAAGAGCGTGGTGATTCACTGCAGCGGGGCTCTCTCTTCAGAGATCCTTTTCTCGGCAAGAAAATGCGGGGCTGTGGTTGCAAGTCTTCACCCCCTACAGAGCTTTGCCACTGTGGAGCAGGCTGAAACACTGGTGCCGGGCGCATTTTGCGCTGTGGAAGGTGATGCTGCTGCCCTGCCCGTTGTGCGTAAACTTGTAACGGATATGGGCGGGGTCCTTATGGAGATAACCCCGGGGGCCAAAATCCTTTATCATGCAGCAGCCGTGGCAGCTTCCAACTATCTGGTGACAGTGATGCACCTTGCCCTGGAGCTAGATCGCGTAGCCGGAATGCCACCTGATGTCTCTTTCAGGGCGCTCCTGCCTTTGATAAAAGGAACTCTTGGCAATATTGGCGCCAAAGGCATACCCGAAGCCCTGACAGGACCCATCGCCCGAGGGGATGTGGAAACGGTTGAGGCTCACCTTGAGACGATAAAAGAGCGTGTCCCCAGTCTCCTTACGCTTTACAGAACCCTCGGTCTTTGCACGGTTGATCTTGCCAAGGCCAAAGGAACACTTGGCAAGGAAGCAGCTCAAAGACTCACAGCCCTTCTTGGGCCACAAGAACTGTAGCTGTTGAGAAAATGCTATCGCATAGACTAATCAGCCTCCTTGGACTTGTTGTCTTGATGTTTCTGGCATGGGTGGTTGCCAGGGACAGAAAAAACATCAATTTCAGACTGATACTGACCGGCCTCCTGTTTCAGTTCGCCTTTGCCCTGCTTGTCTTTAGACTCCCCGCAGGTGTTGTCGTCTTCTCATGGTTGAATGACGCGGCATTGAGGGTGCTTTCTTTTGCAAAAGAGGGCATGTATTTTGTGTTTGGCCCCCTTGCAATATCACCGGGAGAAACCGGGCAAATGGGCGAAGTATCCCCTGGATTCATCCTGGCCTTCCAGGTACTCCCGTCCATCATCTTCTTTTCATCTCTTGTCTCCCTTCTGTATTACTTAAACATCATTCCGGGTCTGATCAGGCTGTTTGCCAGGATATTCACCTATCTGATGCGAATTAGCGGAGCAGAGTCTCTGTGTGCCTCAAGCAACATATTTGTAGGGATTGAATCAGCCGTGACCATACGGCCTTACATACAGGACATGACAAGATCGGAGATCTGCACAGTGCTCACTGCAGGCATGGGCACAATAGCCTCTACGGTGCTTGCCCTCTATATAGGATTCTTGCACAAAGAGTTTCCGTCTATAGCCGGGCACTTAATCTCGGCATCGATCATTAGCGCGCCGGCAGCTATTATAATGTCTAAGTTGGTCCTCCCGGAAACACAAATACCAAAGACTCTGGGCATGAGCGTTCAGCCGGGAGAAGACCAGCGGTCAACCACCTGGATGGAGTCGATCATCAACGGCGCAAACGATGGAGCAAAGCTCTGTGTCGGGATAATCACCCTTCTTCTGGCCTT
This region of Deltaproteobacteria bacterium genomic DNA includes:
- a CDS encoding nucleoside transporter, which produces MLSHRLISLLGLVVLMFLAWVVARDRKNINFRLILTGLLFQFAFALLVFRLPAGVVVFSWLNDAALRVLSFAKEGMYFVFGPLAISPGETGQMGEVSPGFILAFQVLPSIIFFSSLVSLLYYLNIIPGLIRLFARIFTYLMRISGAESLCASSNIFVGIESAVTIRPYIQDMTRSEICTVLTAGMGTIASTVLALYIGFLHKEFPSIAGHLISASIISAPAAIIMSKLVLPETQIPKTLGMSVQPGEDQRSTTWMESIINGANDGAKLCVGIITLLLAFLGLLSMCNWLLGLIGTRIFGVGLSLQLILKYLYYPVTVMMGVSLQDAGHVATLLGERTIVTEVVSYQHLNQLIQNGVLTNARSITIASYALCGFAHVASLAIFVGGFSALAPARARDIAQLGIRALYAATLACLMTGCVAGLFA
- a CDS encoding cobalamin-dependent protein (Presence of a B(12) (cobalamin)-binding domain implies dependence on cobalamin itself, in one of its several forms, or in some unusual lineages, dependence on a cobalamin-like analog.), producing MPSSGKKVMLFYADKYYLVNQVYPFGLDLIANYLSRRGHRVGIEYPFLPDMDWKKNVREAIESSEPDVVGIGIRNLDTCMSCEQYGDFKGDDYQTFYFLPQIKEIVSEIKEVIPHIPVVVGGGAFTVSPVAILKYLGLDYGIVGEGEEPFCQFVEAFPDNEKISRIPNMICRHFNAYKQNLRKPYEFGPDVALERREPKFNFAYQAAGIPVQVKRGCHHRCSYCVEPLIEGRRFVFRDIDSIINEIKAIADVLEGANTIFFIDTEFNVPDLKYCSGLVKAIIREGLQERFRFVTQLIPKPFDLEFARFLADANFSVVFSCESFSNTVLEENLISYEEKDITKAIEACEKSGIDCTISLIFGLPGESHETMDHTLARMKQYPVCPIRKYEYTVGGRIYQGTPLCDYVERNSPSENLFGTKSEGYLLPYYYCAPASPFEVHQYVRAVFPNLLCYDNKYDTASHERLAIGYLSDQGLWEDAIERFMGTDVAVQAGIYDYFFKQLLHAERLDDARAILLRFLGKLEQSSGAVDPGQADVVRFYLSCF
- a CDS encoding DUF2520 domain-containing protein → MKPTVAIAGCGTVGTAVGKLLAGAGYSITGVSARTIERAAKAAKILGAEQFSDRAWDISRGARVVFITTPDDAIQSTCKAIVEHKGFDSKSVVIHCSGALSSEILFSARKCGAVVASLHPLQSFATVEQAETLVPGAFCAVEGDAAALPVVRKLVTDMGGVLMEITPGAKILYHAAAVAASNYLVTVMHLALELDRVAGMPPDVSFRALLPLIKGTLGNIGAKGIPEALTGPIARGDVETVEAHLETIKERVPSLLTLYRTLGLCTVDLAKAKGTLGKEAAQRLTALLGPQEL